A stretch of Episyrphus balteatus chromosome 2, idEpiBalt1.1, whole genome shotgun sequence DNA encodes these proteins:
- the LOC129908954 gene encoding TBC1 domain family member 31-like, with amino-acid sequence MTTYFFARRLMSIIEPTDCFRVALSKDKEFLSTIRHTGEGNIYNVSALIDCLKSAQNCVQMLRQTAVFQPKALSVNCFDNEYGHYPSKYRLLIWAALLDVPCNKSKFSEIVKMGTHSTAVALNASLKLKDSTARRYLIKIFSCLGHWSKIFGISDFVPEFIFPFVKIFSNSLTVCFEIIATILTNQCQLWFEFHPLEPQNYLGMCENILNHFDPQLVKFYSKTQVTAKEYAWSIISNGFSEILDEEAMEIELTLAEEHIKDQDLELISHKYEIDDILSEADYQPMRNSLEIR; translated from the coding sequence ATGACAACATACTTTTTTGCCAGACGATTGATGTCGATAATAGAGCCCACAGACTGTTTTAGGGTTGCTCTATCCAAAGATAAAGAGTTCCTAAGCACGATAAGGCACACAGGAGAGGGCAACATTTATAATGTTAGCGCATTGATTGACTGTCTTAAATCAGCCCAGAACTGTGTTCAAATGCTACGCCAAACTGCCGTGTTCCAACCAAAAGCTCTGTCGGTGAATTGTTTTGACAATGAATACGGACACTATCCAAGTAAATATCGGTTGCTCATTTGGGCTGCTCTCCTCGATGTACCCTGCAACAAGTCAAAATTTtcagaaatagtcaaaatggGAACTCACTCAACAGCTGTTGCATTAAATGCCAGCCTAAAGTTGAAAGATTCAACAGCCAGGCGTTATCtcataaaaattttctcatGTCTTGGTCATTGGTCGAAGATCTTTGGCATAAGTGACTTTGTCCCGGAATTCATCTTTCCATTTGTGAAGATTTTCTCCAACAGTCTTACTGTTTGCTTTGAAATTATTGCTACAATTCTAACGAATCAATGCCAGTTGTGGTTTGAGTTTCATCCATTGGAGCCCCAAAACTATTTGGGAATGTGTGAAAATATCCTAAATCACTTTGATCCTCAGTTGGTGAAATTCTATTCCAAAACTCAAGTTACAGCGAAAGAATATGCTTGGTCGATTATATCAAATGGATTCTCTGAGATTCTAGATGAAGAGGCAATGGAAATCGAGTTGACATTAGCCGAAGAACACATCAAAGATCAGGACTTGGaattaatttcacataaatatgaaattgatgatATTTTAAGTGAAGCCGATTACCAACCAATGAGGAATAGTTTAGAAATACGATAA
- the LOC129908951 gene encoding speckle targeted PIP5K1A-regulated poly(A) polymerase has translation MTDLKVDEEESSSISEEQSENNNSSLNLTDSERENLECKICHQPFETLQDVLKHELLNHSATKNAKKQPVNQLKRRVNAVLKTINAEDEKKFRQNLAEAISDCANGKELSVIFKKYLIDDDHLNCIYSRIHNCLQKELDRIGPYKIEPYGSVANGLALKSSDIDLHISSTTSKADPSIIYKNITRMLYRSKQFSDIVPIRKARVPIIKCVHIATGFNLDINTSEPYGIHNSEFINILNQADNRIYELMLFLKIWFKNMHIYGAFNMTNYCLVTLIIFYLQNSNPPVLASVKIIQRNSNKRFINGINFGLNLRGITMDSSQNIHQLIKGFFEFYSSFDFEKVIIAPYLGKVIRKIDFQNKMFKYPEYDHQLLMLGEMTGEPAEELKTDCSVCVQDMFCLNINIAKGLSATNVQYLKKCITMAHKKCCEPKISNKTLYKSLLVDIIDELGQMFPTAETIPLTGVGDSSLTFDIIPRKNEIKSLAKFADEPMNLNKLWAKEYISAIELIITEIYKVDITLLSPTENSKFKKIDESEELPLPCKWSISSSVDLWTGRQMPKSNVSFMEYQLAQTKKLHAERRQKSSFAVQFKGFITVTISKNFSSLHIEASSNEQLNKKNPLRKFFGALKCSMQNYNLKHRIHQLECDFQTKAKAAV, from the exons ATGACAGACTTAAAAGTCGATGAAGAAGAATCATCTTCCATTTCGGAAGAACAAtcagaaaataataattcaagtTTAAACTTAACTGATTCTGAAAGAGAGAATTTAGAATGTAAAATCTGTCATCAACCATTTGAGACACTTCAGGATGTCCTCAAACATGAATTGCTTAATCATTCAGCGACAAAGAATGCTAAAAAACAACCAGTTAATCAGTTAAAGAGAAGAGTTAATGCGGTATTGAAGACAATTAATGCAGAAGATGAGAAGAAATTTAGACAGAATTTGGCTGAAGCTATATCGGATTGTGCAAATGGCAAAGAATTGAgtgttatatttaaaaagtactTGATTGATGATGATCATCTTAATTGTATTTATTCGAGGATACATAATTGCTTGCAAAAAGAATTGGATAGAATTGGACCGTATAAAATTGAACCATATGGATCGGTGGCTAATGGATTGGCTTTGAAAT CAAGTGATATCGATTTGCACATTTCTTCTACAACTTCAAAAGCTGATCCCAGCATCATTTACAAAAACATCACAAGAATGCTCTATCGCAGCAAACAATTTTCAGACATTGTACCCATTCGAAAAGCACGCGTTCCAATTATAAAATGTGTCCACATTGCCACCGGATTCAATTTGGACATTAACACCTCTGAACCCTATGGCATACACAATAGTGAATTCATTAACATTCTCAACCAAGCCGACAACAGAATCTATGAACTGAtgctttttctaaaaatatggtTCAAAAATATGCACATTTATGGAGCATTCAACATGACAAATTACTGTCTCGTCACTTTGATAATTTTCTATCTGCAAAATAGTAATCCACCAGTTCTGGCATCTGTGAAGATTATCCAACGCAATTCAAATAAAAGATTCATAAATGGTATCAACTTTGGACTTAACTTACGAGGCATTACAATGGATTCTAGTCAAAATATTCATCAACTTATAAAAGGATTCTTTGAATTCTATAGttcgtttgattttgaaaaagttatcatAGCTCCATATCTGGGAAAAGTGATAAGGAAAATTGACttccaaaataaaatgttcaaatatcCCGAATATGACCATCAGTTACTAATGTTAGGTGAAATGACGGGCGAACCAGCAGAAGAGCTCAAAACAGATTGTTCAGTATGTGTCCAGGATATGTTCTGCCTCAACATAAACATCGCCAAAGGTCTTTCCGCAACAAatgtacaatatttaaaaaaatgcattacaaTGGCTCACAAAAAGTGCTGCGAgccaaaaatatcaaacaaaactcTATACAAATCATTGTTGGTTGATATAATCGATGAACTTGGTCAGATGTTCCCTACCGCCGAAACAATACCCCTGACTGGTGTTGGAGATTCATCATTGACCTTTGACATAATTCCACgaaaaaatgaaatcaaatcTCTCGCCAAATTTGCCGATGAACCGatgaatttgaataaattatggGCCAAAGAATATATTTCTGCAATTGAATTAATTATCACAGAAATTTACAAAGTTGATATTACTCTCTTGTCGCCGACAGAGAATagtaaatttaagaaaatcgatGAATCTGAAGAACTACCGTTGCCATGCAAATGGTCGATAAGCTCATCGGTGGATTTGTGGACGGGACGGCAAATGCCTAAAAGTAATGTCTCCTTTATGGAATATCAACttgcacaaacaaaaaaacttcatGCTGAACGAAGACAGAAATCAAGTTTTGCTGTACAATTCAAAGGATTCATTACGGTAACTATATCGAAGAATTTCAGCTCGTTGCATATTGAAGCGAGTAGCAATGAGCAATTGAATAAGAAGAATCCACTACGTAAGTTTTTCGGAGCATTAAAGTGTTCTATGCAGAATTACAATTTGAAACATAGAATACACCAACTGGAATGTGATTTTCAGACAAAGGCTAAAGCAGCTGTGTGA
- the LOC129912768 gene encoding uncharacterized protein LOC129912768, with amino-acid sequence MSMMDFESLTILLSGLRQTLKLSSVIVVNLSNENFSPDEMSLLNRGLNFSVKPLSLPLIDVIADVETAIQYKPFDVKKQIREKASQVIIETKSFNAMNKPDLDTIKWNRALKSLKNRNVFYMKSDKSNKVVVINKDDYNERMIQSITEDNFKVNKMVKDSKSIIDILHKVFDVNKYRLRESNPQVPLMYGLPKIHKTGDKMRKIVSCVNSPFEKPAKWLMSEMKKFGRFEGFSVENFFEFIEKVKDIELTEDEILISFDVTALFPSVPVNVALDAIKEHLQKSNVSIEHTNAYIFAIETCMKYNCFQFRNTYYSNDFGCSMGNSLSPYIAEAFMCKLEREMKDEEIFPRIWWRYVDDTFAVVKKSDVERVLNLINSRHSSIKFTYELENALDHTLSFLDLKIKRFGSKIQFDVYRKPTTTDRYITHDSIDLLYMDCQFLLVSIQNF; translated from the coding sequence ATGTCTATGATGGATTTTGAGTCTTTAACCATTTTATTAAGCGGATTACGGCAAACCTTGAAATTATCTTCAGTAATTGTTGTGAATTTGTCCAATGAAAACTTCAGCCCTGATGAAATGAGTTTGCTTAATCGCGGTCTGAATTTTTCGGTTAAACCTCTTTCACTCCCACTCATTGACGTTATTGCTGATGTTGAAACAGCGATACAATACAAACCATttgatgtcaaaaaacaaataagagaaaAAGCATCGCAAGTCATCATtgaaacaaaaagttttaatgCGATGAATAAACCTGACCTTGACACCATTAAATGGAATCGTGCTCTTAAATCTCTGAAAAATCGAAACGTTTTTTACATGAAATCCGACAAATCAAATAAAGTTGTTGTAATAAACAAAGATGATTACAATGAACGGATGATTCAGTCAATTACTGAAGATAATTTCAAGGTTAATAAAATGGTTAAAGACTCAAAATCCATCATAGACATTCTACATAAAGTTTTCGATGTAAACAAATATCGTTTAAGAGAATCGAACCCCCAAGTGCCTCTAATGTACGGTTTACCGAAAATTCACAAAACCGGAGATAAGATGAGAAAAATCGTATCATGTGTTAATTCGCCTTTCGAAAAACCGGCGAAATGGCTTATGTCTGAAATGAAAAAGTTTGGCAGATTTGAAGGTTTTTCAGTCGAGAACTTCTTTGAATTCATTGAAAAAGTAAAAGACATCGAATTGACAGaggatgaaattttaatttcgtttGACGTTACTGCCCTTTTTCCCAGCGTTCCAGTCAATGTAGCTTTAGATGCTATTAAAGAACACCTACAAAAATCAAATGTTTCAATAGAACACACTAATGCATATATTTTTGCAATCGAAACATGCatgaaatataattgttttcaatttagaAACACGTATTATTCCAACGACTTTGGTTGCAGCATGGGCAATAGTCTTTCACCTTATATCGCCGAAGCATTTATGTGCAAATTGGAGAGAGAAATGAAAGATGAAGAGATTTTCCCCAGAATTTGGTGGCGATATGTTGACGACACCTTTGCTGTTGTTAAAAAATCGGATGTCGAACGTGTTTTAAATCTAATAAATAGTCGTCATAGTAGCATCAAATTTACTTATGAATTGGAGAATGCATTAGATCACACATTATCTTTTctggatttaaaaataaaacgttttggtagtaaaattcaatttgatgtttACAGAAAACCAACTACCACTGACAGATACATAACACACGATTCcattgacctattatatatggactgccAGTTCCTCctcgtttccatacaaaatttttga
- the LOC129908956 gene encoding snurportin-1 → MENYESKFADLYKSNNRSDIQETRRKQLLKEQKLNRSLFQDESRNLQEIVFSKTDNKHETHKSKYKPRTFKKKYQIDAKLQLSEWLREKPENINDWFLVPCPKGQRCMVIACNGYTEMYTKSGRLIDTFQSLLPGNVGSKNDVTILDCVYVDDKSTFYILDALTFGNQDLINCEAQFRFFWLTSKFVENSYDEISESNPYAFECIRFYDFENTTSVSIGFQQFPLWEDNSPELDGFLFYHKEASYTFGTTPLVGWLFAFMVPEVLDFSVSPEYMTQKPENYSGYFKYIIDFDEAMAKKKYKHRRSGKMDSEDETSRDQFEDIDCDDNDASLNALLEAEKNLELEEDDIADDA, encoded by the coding sequence atggaaaattatgaATCAAAATTCGCCGATCTTTATAAATCCAACAATAGATCTGATATCCAAGAAACCCGACGCAAACAACtcttaaaagaacaaaaacttAATCGTTCTCTTTTTCAAGATGAATCTCGAAATCTTCAAGAAATCGTCTTTTCAAAAACTGACAACAAACATGAAACCCACAAATCCAAATACAAACCACGaacatttaaaaagaaataccaAATCGATGCTAAATTACAACTCTCCGAATGGTTACGAGAAAAACCAGAAAACATCAACGATTGGTTTTTAGTTCCATGTCCGAAAGGTCAACGTTGCATGGTCATCGCATGCAATGGTTACACTGAAATGTACACAAAATCCGGACGCTTAATTGATACCTTTCAATCTTTGTTGCCAGGTAATGTTGGTTCGAAAAATGATGTCACAATACTTGACTGTGTTTATGTTGATGATAAATCAACATTTTACATACTTGACGCTCTAACATTTGGAAATCAGGACTTGATTAATTGTGAAGCACAATTTAGATTCTTTTGGTTAACTTCCAAGTTTGTGGAAAACTCTTATGATGAGATAAGTGAGAGTAATCCTTATGCTTTTGAGTGCATAAGATTTTATGATTTTGAAAACACAACAAGTGTTTCGATAGGTTTTCAACAATTCCCACTTTGGGAGGATAACTCTCCCGAATTGGATGGATTTCTATTCTATCACAAAGAAGCTAGTTATACATTTGGTACAACACCACTCGTAGGGTGGTTATTTGCATTTATGGTGCCAGAAGTTCTTGACTTTTCTGTTAGCCCAGAATATATGACACAAAAGCCTGAAAATTATTCGGGTTATTTTAAGTATATTATAGATTTTGACGAAGCAATGGCAAAGAAGAAATACAAACATCGAAGATCTGGAAAAATGGACAGTGAAGATGAGACGAGTAGAGATCAGTTTGAAGATATAGATTGCGATGACAATGATGCATCTTTAAATGCACTCTTAGAAGCTGAAAAGAATTTAGAACTGGAAGAAGACGATATTGCTGACGATGCTTAG
- the LOC129908952 gene encoding tRNA 2'-phosphotransferase 1 gives MSYPRNFDTELSKNLSWLLRHGAVKEGLPIASNGFIPLDAVLSHRSLSNRYTAEEIMRIVEADSKNRYTVMTCPSTKKLLIKANQGHSIAEVSELNLTKIRHASECPIVVHGTFYKNLPAIKRLGLKRMNRNHIHFSASDKLKPGTVRVSGIRHNCEVLIYLNTELALSKNIPLYRSENNVILSPGLNGSISTEFFDKVVDRKTGEVIPF, from the coding sequence aTGAGTTACCCGCGTAATTTTGATACCGAACTGAGTAAAAACCTATCCTGGCTCCTACGTCATGGTGCCGTCAAAGAGGGTCTACCCATTGCCTCCAACGGTTTCATACCACTCGATGCGGTTCTCTCCCATCGAAGTCTAAGCAATCGCTACACAGCTGAGGAAATAATGCGAATTGTTGAAGCTGATTCAAAAAATCGATACACTGTCATGACTTGCCCAAGtactaaaaaacttttaataaaagcTAATCAGGGTCATTCAATAGCTGAGGTTTCAGAgctaaatttaacaaaaatccgACATGCTTCCGAATGTCCAATTGTGGTTCATGGGACGTTTTATAAGAATCTGCCGGCTATCAAGAGACTCGGCTTGAAACGTATGAACCGCAATCATATTCATTTTTCAGCATCGGACAAACTAAAACCTGGAACTGTGAGAGTCAGTGGAATAAGACACAATTGTGAGGTTCTAATTTACTTGAATACTGAACTTGCTTTAAGTAAAAATATACCACTTTATCGATCGGAGAATAATGTTATACTTAGTCCGGGTTTAAATGGTTCCATTAGCACGGAGTTTTTCGACAAAGTTGTCGACAGGAAAACGGGAGAAGTTATtcccttttaa
- the LOC129912766 gene encoding uncharacterized protein LOC129912766, whose amino-acid sequence MDWYIAMEKKMNEDRENDSEVAVVGDETAPATQQYQMKLNRKRILINLWFISGLQNLGQKFSDNRCFQIAASVGFFRQQMTNVLRTWSNNIPRLHGVFVKRKMTKRPKVLVRGIPDKFNPDFLILEIKYNI is encoded by the exons ATGGATTGGTACATCGCGATggagaaaaaaatgaatgaggATAGGGAAAATGATTCAGAGGTAGCAGTTGTTGGAGACGAAACTGCTCCAGCTACTCAACAATACCAGATGAAGTTAAATCGCAAGAGAATCTTGATTAACCTTTGGTTCATATCAG gTTTGCAAAATCTCGGCCAAAAGTTCTCGGACAATAGATGTTTTCAAATAGCTGCATCTGTAGGCTTCTTCAGGCAACAAATGACCAATGTTTTAAG aACTTGGAGCAATAACATACCCAGGCTGCACGGAGTTTTTGTCAAACGGAAGATGACCAAAAGGCCCAAAGTATTGGTGCGTGGAATCCCAGACAAATTCAATCCGGATTTCTTGATTCTTGAAATCAAATACAATATCTAA
- the LOC129912767 gene encoding uncharacterized protein LOC129912767, whose translation MGNSLSPYIAEAFMCKLEREMKDEEIFPRIWWRYVDDTFAVVKKSDVERVLNLINSRHSSIKFTYELENALDHTLSFLDLKIKRFGSKIQFDVYRKPTTTDRYITHDSYCSYQNKIASFNSMIYRMCRLPLSVADYKNEYEHILHLAQVNGYKKSLIDQLIKKHTQRIKKKNCSTLFSQNTENINTDRRVALPFVPKICNQLKHTFSKANLTIVNSNKNKLSSSLGSSKDAKPMKKKSGIYEINCSTCSSKYIGQTKRAVECRIAEHQRYINNKDIQKAVAAHAFDLTHTEPHNMTPLLDNYKLIKSVPLPSKLDAYESINMSITENLMNIEESPITSNLFALAK comes from the coding sequence ATGGGCAATAGTCTTTCACCTTATATCGCCGAAGCATTTATGTGCAAATTGGAGAGAGAAATGAAAGATGAAGAGATTTTCCCCAGAATTTGGTGGCGATATGTTGACGACACCTTTGCTGTTGTTAAAAAATCGGATGTCGAACGTGTTTTAAATCTAATAAATAGTCGTCATAGTAGCATCAAATTTACTTATGAATTGGAGAATGCATTAGATCACACATTATCTTTTctggatttaaaaataaaacgttttggtagtaaaattcaatttgatgtttACAGAAAACCAACTACCACTGACAGATACATAACACACGATTCATATTGTtcttatcaaaacaaaatagcATCATTCAATTCGATGATTTATCGTATGTGTCGATTACCTCTTTCTGTGGCTGATTATAAAAACGAATACGAGCATATTCTACACTTAGCTCAAGTCAACGGTTATAAAAAGTCTCTCATCGACCAATTGATTAAAAAGCATACCCAAAGAATCAAGAAGAAGAATTGCTCTACTCTTTTCTCCCAAAATACAGAGAACATCAACACTGATCGTCGTGTCGCACTTCCTTTCGTGCCAAAAATCTGTAATCAACTTAAACACACTTTCagtaaagctaatttgactatcgtaaattccaacaaaaacaaactcaGCTCTTCTCTTGGTTCTTCCAAAGACGCCAAACCAATGAAGAAAAAGAGCGGAATTTATGAAATCAATTGTTCCACCTGTAGCAGCAAATACATCGGACAGACAAAGCGCGCTGTTGAGTGTCGTATAGCTGAACATCAAAGGTACATCAACAACAAAGACATTCAAAAAGCAGTTGCAGCTCATGCATTTGATTTGACCCACACTGAACCTCATAACATGACACCTCTCCTCGACAACTACAAGCTAATAAAGAGTGTACCCCTTCCATCGAAATTAGACGCATATGAATCAATTAACATGAGCATCACCGAGAATTTGATGAATATAGAAGAAAGTCCAATAACTTCTAACTTATTTGCTCTtgctaaataa